In one window of Gemmatimonadota bacterium DNA:
- a CDS encoding alginate lyase family protein has protein sequence MLAEPLRRRVTADLRLLWPRLVERPLWRWWWGARLPDTAAVAAEVVELPSPLLPLGSYGGGARGDRVPAGADVRRAAEEVLQARFEVFGQVHDLGRPIDWHTDWTTGRGWPLDLAWTINYTNMGESSDVKVPWEVSRCHWMTWLGLAWRESGEARFRDGFVELAGEWLDANPVGRGIHWACQMEVAIRAVNWIAAYGLFAEAPGIPRGFWSRYVATLRWHARFIRGNLEVGRRSNNHYLADACGLFLTGLFFQGTWEGRRWAACGQRILEQQARWQVHPDGVHFEKSISYHRLVTEMLLVALACGDQAGRPFSRGYRERVRGMLRFMEAYSREDGTTPLFSDSDDGRLLRFTVAEAPTDHRGTLQVGSTVFADPSLRRGVECHPDVYWLLGCGGVNRWRQLGTDRPGIRSASFPRGGYHVLRTASAHFMMDAGPIGFDGGAGHGHNDTLSFELAAGQDTFIVDSGTYCYTSDPDTHRELARGRAHNTIEVDGQEMAVIVGLWRIASDGTRPRLVQIRLGGAEEQITAEHQGYRRLAGDIIHRRDVRFARAEHRWLVTDTVRGTGRHRLVWSLHLHPDVEIGARDPDRVVLEGSSGRLVVDLPGSFTETAGWYAPRYRFRRRAPVLEVVLEGVALPRRLDWQLQWYPNEGTPVTPMRVGAACRAIPDHR, from the coding sequence ATGCTGGCTGAGCCCCTGCGGAGGCGCGTCACCGCGGACCTGCGGCTGCTCTGGCCCCGGCTGGTGGAGCGGCCGCTCTGGCGCTGGTGGTGGGGCGCCCGCCTGCCGGATACGGCCGCCGTTGCTGCGGAGGTCGTCGAGCTGCCTTCCCCCCTGCTGCCGCTGGGGTCGTACGGGGGAGGGGCGAGGGGTGACCGGGTCCCAGCCGGGGCAGATGTCCGCCGGGCGGCAGAGGAGGTCTTGCAGGCGCGGTTCGAGGTGTTCGGGCAGGTTCACGATCTGGGACGGCCGATTGACTGGCACACGGACTGGACCACCGGACGGGGCTGGCCGCTGGACCTCGCATGGACGATCAACTACACGAATATGGGTGAGTCCTCCGACGTGAAGGTGCCGTGGGAGGTCTCCCGGTGTCATTGGATGACTTGGCTCGGGCTGGCGTGGCGGGAGAGTGGCGAGGCACGATTCCGCGACGGATTCGTGGAGCTGGCCGGCGAATGGCTGGACGCGAACCCCGTGGGACGTGGGATCCACTGGGCGTGCCAGATGGAGGTCGCGATCCGGGCGGTGAACTGGATCGCCGCGTACGGATTGTTCGCCGAGGCACCCGGGATTCCGAGGGGCTTCTGGTCCCGGTACGTCGCCACGTTGCGCTGGCATGCGCGCTTCATTCGGGGTAATCTCGAGGTCGGGCGTCGCTCCAACAACCACTATCTCGCGGATGCTTGTGGGCTGTTCCTGACCGGACTCTTCTTCCAGGGGACCTGGGAGGGGCGACGATGGGCCGCCTGCGGCCAGCGCATCCTCGAGCAACAGGCACGGTGGCAGGTGCACCCAGATGGTGTCCACTTCGAGAAGTCTATCAGCTACCACCGCCTGGTCACGGAGATGCTGCTGGTGGCCCTGGCGTGTGGCGATCAGGCCGGCCGGCCATTCTCCCGGGGGTACCGGGAGCGGGTGCGCGGCATGCTGAGATTCATGGAGGCCTACAGTCGCGAGGACGGGACGACGCCGCTCTTCAGCGACTCCGACGACGGGCGACTTCTACGGTTCACTGTCGCGGAGGCTCCCACGGATCACCGCGGGACCCTTCAGGTGGGAAGTACGGTCTTTGCAGACCCCTCCCTCCGCCGCGGTGTGGAATGTCACCCCGATGTCTACTGGTTGCTCGGGTGCGGGGGAGTGAACCGGTGGAGGCAGCTGGGCACCGATCGACCAGGTATCCGTTCCGCGAGCTTCCCCAGGGGGGGCTACCACGTGCTCCGCACCGCGTCTGCCCATTTCATGATGGACGCTGGGCCCATCGGCTTCGATGGAGGTGCGGGGCACGGACACAATGACACGCTGAGCTTCGAGTTGGCGGCCGGACAGGACACCTTCATCGTGGACTCGGGGACCTACTGCTACACCAGCGACCCCGACACACACCGCGAACTGGCGCGTGGACGCGCGCACAACACGATCGAAGTTGATGGCCAAGAGATGGCGGTGATCGTAGGCCTGTGGCGCATCGCGAGCGATGGTACCCGGCCGCGGCTAGTGCAGATCCGGCTTGGCGGCGCGGAGGAACAGATTACCGCCGAGCATCAAGGCTACCGGCGACTGGCGGGGGACATCATTCACCGGCGGGACGTGCGCTTCGCGCGGGCCGAGCATCGCTGGCTGGTGACCGATACGGTGCGGGGGACGGGTCGGCACCGCCTCGTGTGGTCTCTCCACCTGCATCCCGATGTGGAGATCGGGGCCCGGGACCCTGACCGTGTGGTGCTGGAAGGGAGTTCCGGCCGGCTGGTGGTGGACTTGCCGGGGTCATTCACCGAGACGGCAGGCTGGTACGCCCCGCGGTATCGGTTCCGTCGACGCGCGCCGGTGCTGGAAGTTGTCCTGGAGGGGGTGGCGCTGCCCCGACGACTGGATTGGCAGCTCCAGTGGTATCCGAATGAGGGCACCCCGGTCACCCCCATGAGGGTGGGGGCGGCTTGCCGGGCGATCCCGGATCACCGATGA
- a CDS encoding glycosyltransferase family 4 protein, with protein sequence MSRRWVSLGAQLSVFTGMPSRPQGRIAQEYRGKLTATERMPGLTVYRTWLYAHPAGGMARTLANNLTFLVSGSLNLLLRSAPADVVIASSPPFFPLLAGPIAARRRRALLVLEVRDLWPDYLVEMGRLPDGVIRRALFALERRLLAGADLVITVTEPLRQRLIEKGVVPEKVIVAPNGVDTDAYYHDPGPLPLPEGTIPDGRFVVGYLGNFGAGQALEHVIEAAHLVEREDPSVEFVLVGDGLERARVEQAMAHLRPANCRLAPVLPRELTRRFYSACDACLVPLAPWPALAGALPTKFFEALACERPIVAAATGEIPRVLAEAGAGLAAPPGDPAALARAVLALRALSPAERAAMGRRGRAYVVEGYDRRAVADRLYRIFAAALDLRAST encoded by the coding sequence ATGAGCCGGCGATGGGTCTCCCTCGGGGCGCAACTGTCGGTCTTCACCGGCATGCCGAGCCGTCCGCAAGGCCGGATCGCCCAGGAGTACCGAGGCAAGCTGACTGCGACGGAGCGGATGCCGGGGCTCACGGTGTACCGAACGTGGCTCTACGCCCACCCGGCCGGCGGGATGGCCCGGACGCTCGCGAACAACCTGACCTTCCTGGTTTCAGGTTCCCTGAACCTCCTCCTGCGTTCGGCGCCGGCGGACGTGGTGATCGCGAGCAGCCCCCCGTTCTTCCCGCTGTTGGCCGGTCCGATCGCCGCACGCCGGCGCCGCGCCCTCCTTGTGCTTGAGGTCCGCGACCTCTGGCCGGACTACCTGGTGGAAATGGGCCGTCTGCCGGACGGGGTGATTCGGCGGGCACTGTTCGCACTGGAGCGGCGACTCCTCGCCGGAGCTGACCTGGTCATCACGGTGACGGAGCCGCTTCGGCAGCGACTGATCGAGAAGGGCGTGGTACCGGAGAAAGTCATCGTGGCGCCGAACGGGGTCGACACGGATGCGTACTACCACGACCCCGGACCGCTGCCATTGCCGGAGGGCACCATCCCGGACGGTCGATTTGTGGTCGGCTACCTGGGGAATTTCGGGGCCGGTCAGGCGCTTGAGCACGTCATCGAGGCCGCCCACCTGGTCGAACGTGAGGACCCGTCGGTCGAATTCGTCCTCGTCGGGGACGGCCTCGAGCGGGCGAGGGTCGAGCAGGCGATGGCACACCTGCGCCCCGCCAACTGCCGTCTCGCCCCCGTGCTTCCAAGGGAACTGACCCGGCGATTCTATAGCGCCTGCGATGCCTGTCTGGTTCCGCTGGCCCCCTGGCCAGCGCTGGCTGGCGCCCTGCCCACCAAGTTCTTCGAGGCACTGGCCTGCGAACGACCGATCGTGGCGGCGGCCACCGGAGAGATCCCGCGAGTCCTTGCCGAGGCGGGCGCGGGACTAGCCGCTCCCCCCGGCGATCCCGCCGCACTCGCGCGGGCGGTGCTCGCCCTTCGCGCGCTGTCACCTGCCGAACGCGCCGCCATGGGGCGGCGTGGCCGAGCCTATGTGGTGGAGGGATACGACCGACGGGCAGTGGCGGACCGGCTGTACCGGATCTTCGCAGCGGCACTCGATCTGCGGGCGTCCACGTGA
- a CDS encoding NAD-dependent epimerase/dehydratase family protein: MTRILVTGADGFVGRQLVNTAAGRGHHVVAATRRSGSVPEAEVVSVGEVGPDTDWRGALRGVQAVVHLAARVHVMQETAPDSLAVFRRVNVAGSDTLARQAAEAGVRRLVFVSSIKVHGEATHGDPLREQDSPAPADPYGRSKLEAEQAVWQVADGHAIEVTVVRPVLVVGPGAGGNLRRLLALVRRGVPLPFAGLANRRSLIGRESLAELLLQCANHPAAAGETFLAADAPAVSTEDLILAIGRGLGRAPRLLRMPTVLGALVSWIPAIGANWSRLTGSLEVDAGKARRLLGWEAPMPILKAVEAMAAADRRGA; this comes from the coding sequence GTGACGCGGATCCTGGTGACGGGGGCCGATGGTTTCGTCGGGCGGCAGCTGGTGAATACGGCCGCCGGGCGAGGACACCATGTGGTTGCCGCCACTCGAAGGTCGGGATCAGTGCCCGAGGCAGAGGTGGTGTCTGTCGGCGAGGTCGGTCCGGACACCGACTGGCGGGGGGCGCTCCGTGGCGTCCAGGCGGTCGTCCATCTCGCCGCCCGGGTGCATGTGATGCAGGAGACGGCCCCGGATTCGCTGGCCGTGTTTCGCCGGGTGAATGTCGCGGGGAGCGATACCCTGGCGCGGCAGGCCGCAGAGGCGGGCGTGCGTCGCCTGGTGTTCGTGAGCAGCATCAAGGTTCATGGAGAGGCGACCCACGGCGACCCGCTCCGTGAACAGGACTCCCCGGCCCCGGCGGATCCCTATGGGCGGTCCAAGCTCGAGGCCGAGCAAGCCGTGTGGCAGGTAGCAGACGGACATGCGATCGAAGTGACTGTTGTTCGGCCCGTCCTGGTGGTGGGGCCCGGGGCGGGGGGCAACCTGCGGCGCCTCCTGGCGCTGGTCCGGCGCGGAGTGCCGCTGCCATTCGCCGGACTGGCCAACCGGCGGAGCCTCATCGGGCGGGAATCCTTGGCGGAACTCCTGCTGCAGTGCGCCAACCACCCCGCGGCGGCAGGCGAGACCTTTCTGGCTGCGGACGCTCCCGCGGTGTCGACCGAGGACCTGATTCTCGCGATCGGGCGCGGGCTGGGGCGAGCCCCACGGCTGCTGCGGATGCCGACCGTCCTCGGTGCCCTTGTGAGCTGGATTCCGGCGATCGGGGCGAACTGGTCCCGCCTCACCGGTTCCCTGGAGGTTGATGCCGGGAAGGCCCGGCGGCTCCTCGGCTGGGAGGCCCCGATGCCGATCCTCAAGGCAGTGGAGGCGATGGCAGCCGCGGACCGGAGGGGGGCATGA
- a CDS encoding glycosyltransferase family 4 protein has protein sequence MSAVLLPGFALALSWSLTAFVLRRAPMDHPTDRSLHEVPTPRGGGLGLVVAVLVVTALAWGLGEVGRGLAVALLGGGSLVAAVGWWDDHQGLSAGVRFVAHLAAAAWAVAWMGGMPTLSLGSQVVVLGPVGAVLATIALVWGINLYNFMDGIDGLAGLEAVCVGVGAALLLWPTGGPAAATLPLTLAAAAAGFLAWNWAPARIFMGDVGSGFLGLAIGVLALAGERSFGVPSLAWVTLGMVFLLDATVTLLRRGLRGERVYAAHRSHAYQRLVRAGWSHRRVALCVLGLNLVLIGLSRLPTLLGVVVSVAVVGLGYLMAGRVRAM, from the coding sequence ATGAGCGCAGTCCTGCTTCCGGGATTTGCCTTGGCGCTCTCGTGGTCTCTGACGGCGTTCGTCCTTCGGCGGGCTCCAATGGATCATCCCACCGACCGCAGTCTCCATGAGGTGCCTACCCCTAGGGGTGGGGGACTCGGCCTGGTCGTCGCCGTGCTGGTGGTGACTGCCCTCGCATGGGGCCTGGGAGAGGTAGGCCGGGGACTCGCCGTGGCGCTGCTGGGTGGCGGGAGCCTCGTGGCGGCAGTGGGCTGGTGGGATGACCACCAAGGGTTGTCCGCCGGGGTCCGGTTCGTGGCCCACCTCGCCGCTGCTGCCTGGGCGGTGGCCTGGATGGGCGGGATGCCCACCCTGTCGCTGGGCTCGCAGGTGGTTGTCCTGGGGCCGGTCGGTGCGGTGCTTGCCACCATCGCGCTGGTATGGGGGATCAACCTCTACAACTTCATGGACGGAATTGACGGGCTGGCCGGCCTTGAGGCGGTTTGCGTAGGTGTCGGTGCGGCCCTGCTGCTTTGGCCGACGGGTGGCCCGGCCGCCGCGACCCTGCCACTCACCCTCGCCGCCGCCGCTGCGGGATTCCTGGCATGGAACTGGGCGCCGGCGCGGATCTTCATGGGGGATGTCGGCAGCGGGTTTCTCGGACTGGCAATCGGGGTGCTGGCGCTCGCCGGTGAGCGATCGTTCGGCGTGCCATCCTTGGCCTGGGTCACCCTGGGGATGGTGTTCCTCCTCGACGCGACCGTCACGCTGTTGCGGCGGGGTCTGCGGGGCGAGCGGGTCTATGCAGCCCATCGCTCGCACGCCTACCAGCGCCTGGTGCGGGCGGGATGGAGCCACCGACGGGTCGCGCTCTGCGTGCTGGGCCTGAATCTGGTGCTTATCGGGCTCAGCCGGCTGCCAACGCTGCTGGGGGTGGTCGTTTCGGTGGCAGTGGTCGGGCTGGGTTACCTGATGGCAGGTCGTGTCCGGGCGATGTAG
- a CDS encoding D-sedoheptulose 7-phosphate isomerase, with translation MPAESPLAARVREYLERSAEVKRAAATACAADIARAAELVVACYARGGKVLFCGNGGSAADCQHLAAELVSSLNHDRPRRALPALALTTDTSFLTANANDFGFEHVFERQVEALGQAGDVLVGITTSGNSPNVLRALERARAQGLGTILFSGGTGGKARALADVAVLAPSGETQHIQEVHIAAGHVLCALVEEALFPLP, from the coding sequence ATGCCCGCTGAATCGCCGCTCGCGGCCCGGGTCCGCGAGTACCTCGAGCGCAGCGCCGAGGTCAAGCGCGCCGCCGCCACCGCCTGCGCGGCGGACATCGCCCGGGCCGCGGAGCTGGTGGTGGCCTGCTATGCCCGGGGTGGCAAGGTGCTCTTCTGCGGCAACGGCGGCAGCGCCGCCGACTGCCAGCATCTCGCGGCGGAGCTGGTGAGCTCCCTCAACCACGACCGGCCCCGTCGGGCCCTGCCCGCGCTGGCACTGACCACCGACACCTCGTTCCTGACCGCGAACGCCAACGACTTCGGCTTCGAGCACGTCTTCGAGCGGCAGGTGGAGGCGCTGGGCCAGGCGGGCGACGTGCTGGTGGGCATCACCACGAGCGGCAACTCCCCCAACGTGCTGCGCGCCCTGGAGCGGGCGCGGGCCCAGGGGCTCGGGACGATCCTCTTCAGCGGGGGAACCGGCGGGAAGGCGCGGGCGCTGGCCGACGTGGCGGTGCTGGCGCCGAGCGGCGAGACCCAGCACATCCAGGAGGTGCACATCGCCGCGGGGCATGTGCTCTGCGCGCTGGTGGAGGAGGCGCTCTTTCCGCTGCCCTGA
- a CDS encoding HAD family hydrolase: protein MKGAWRPSTALLDRDGTINVDRHYLADPAGVELLPGAAQGLRRLQEAGVALVVITNQSGIAAGRITPAGLVAVHARLETLLAADGVRLTGMYACTHGPDDGCPCRKPSDLLARRAAADHGLDLTRSVVVGDKASDLALGRRLGVPTFLVTSGYGQATLAAGTVVPDFVIDDLDALARICTHPAGVPRVVTPSEGASDAR, encoded by the coding sequence CTGAAAGGCGCGTGGCGCCCCTCGACCGCCCTCCTCGACCGCGACGGCACCATCAACGTGGATCGCCACTACCTGGCCGATCCGGCGGGCGTGGAGCTCCTCCCGGGCGCCGCCCAGGGGCTCCGCCGCCTGCAGGAGGCCGGCGTGGCGCTCGTGGTCATCACCAACCAGAGCGGCATCGCGGCGGGGCGCATCACCCCCGCGGGCCTGGTGGCGGTCCACGCGCGGCTGGAAACGCTGCTGGCCGCAGACGGCGTGCGCCTGACGGGCATGTACGCCTGCACTCACGGCCCCGACGATGGCTGCCCCTGCCGCAAGCCGTCCGACCTGCTGGCCCGCCGGGCGGCGGCGGACCATGGCCTCGACCTGACCCGGTCGGTCGTCGTCGGCGACAAGGCCAGTGACCTGGCCCTCGGCCGCCGCCTCGGCGTCCCCACCTTCCTCGTCACCTCGGGATACGGCCAGGCCACCCTGGCCGCGGGCACGGTGGTGCCGGACTTCGTCATCGACGACCTCGACGCGCTCGCGCGCATCTGCACCCACCCCGCGGGTGTCCCCCGCGTCGTCACCCCCAGTGAAGGAGCATCGGATGCCCGCTGA
- a CDS encoding polysaccharide biosynthesis protein — protein MRDTLRNGFRNRYLFALDLVLLPLATYLAFVVRFEGLFDWREPYRAVAPVFLAVTLPVKLALLISFGLYRRLWRFASVSELESILLATGTSAVLCSLIGLWVLPWLGLIPLRVPLGVLAVDALMTAVAVSLPRFILRTVIWHLEGRPGHGGSRVLIAGAGQAGGFLVKQLKSHGEIGLIPVGFVDDDRGKQDHKLHGLPVLGRLADTARVCREQAIGEILIAMPTAAGTVVRDLVRAASDAGVRTRTLPGLSDILSGRFDPFALRQVEIHDLLRREPVSIDLRQVQGLITERVVLVTGAGGSIGSELCRQVCALEPARLVLLGHGENSIFGIQQELRERFPHIPLESIIADVKDGARLGAIFERFGPYTVFHAAAHKHVPLMEENVAEAVLNNVLGTRNVVTAAAQAGTAHLVLISTDKAVRPTSVMGATKRVAEQIVQTFAEDRGRNFAAVRFGNVLGSRGSVVPTFLKQIAAGGPVTVTHPEMRRYFMTIPEAVQLVLQAGALGKGGEVFVLDMGEPVKIADLAADLIRLSGKEVGRDVEIRFSGTRPGEKLYEELFFDAEHASPTEHPKVLRARNAALPVGVSTVVGDLIQAAEEGWAAEDLRGLLKRLVPDYEPSLAGMPVRQENRSRDSGKRLRGEE, from the coding sequence ATGCGCGATACTCTCCGGAACGGATTCCGCAATCGCTATCTGTTCGCGCTCGATCTGGTTCTGCTGCCGCTGGCAACCTACCTCGCGTTCGTGGTGCGCTTCGAGGGGTTGTTCGACTGGCGGGAACCGTACCGGGCCGTCGCCCCGGTATTCCTCGCCGTCACCCTGCCGGTCAAGCTCGCCCTCCTGATCAGCTTCGGGCTCTATCGGAGACTGTGGCGCTTCGCCAGCGTCTCCGAACTGGAGTCGATCCTGCTGGCGACCGGCACCTCCGCGGTGCTCTGCTCGCTCATCGGCCTGTGGGTGCTGCCGTGGCTGGGCCTGATTCCCCTGCGCGTGCCCCTCGGCGTGCTCGCGGTGGACGCGCTCATGACCGCCGTGGCGGTGTCGCTGCCCCGGTTCATCCTGCGCACGGTGATCTGGCACCTGGAGGGCCGGCCCGGGCACGGGGGGTCACGGGTGCTGATCGCCGGGGCTGGGCAGGCGGGCGGCTTCCTGGTCAAGCAGCTCAAGAGCCACGGGGAGATCGGCCTCATCCCCGTCGGGTTCGTGGATGACGACCGGGGCAAGCAGGACCACAAGCTCCACGGCCTGCCGGTGCTCGGCCGGCTGGCCGATACCGCCCGGGTGTGCCGGGAGCAGGCCATCGGCGAGATCCTGATCGCCATGCCGACGGCGGCGGGCACCGTGGTCCGCGACCTGGTGCGTGCGGCCTCCGATGCCGGCGTCCGCACCCGCACCCTCCCCGGGCTGAGTGACATCCTCTCCGGCCGGTTCGATCCCTTTGCCCTGCGGCAGGTGGAGATCCACGACCTGCTGCGGCGCGAGCCGGTGAGCATCGACCTGCGCCAGGTGCAGGGGCTGATCACGGAGCGGGTGGTGCTGGTGACCGGCGCCGGCGGCTCGATCGGCTCGGAGCTCTGCCGCCAGGTGTGTGCCCTCGAGCCGGCGCGGCTGGTGCTGCTGGGGCACGGCGAGAACTCGATCTTCGGGATCCAGCAGGAGCTGCGGGAGCGGTTCCCGCACATTCCCCTCGAGAGCATCATCGCCGACGTGAAGGACGGGGCGCGGCTGGGCGCGATCTTCGAGCGCTTCGGGCCCTACACCGTGTTCCACGCGGCGGCGCACAAGCACGTGCCGCTCATGGAGGAGAACGTCGCCGAGGCGGTGCTCAACAACGTGCTGGGCACCCGCAACGTGGTCACGGCGGCGGCGCAGGCCGGCACCGCCCACCTGGTGCTCATCTCCACCGACAAGGCGGTGCGGCCCACCAGCGTGATGGGCGCCACCAAGCGGGTGGCGGAGCAGATCGTGCAGACCTTCGCCGAGGACCGGGGCCGGAATTTTGCCGCGGTGCGGTTCGGGAACGTGCTGGGCAGCCGGGGCAGCGTGGTGCCGACCTTCCTCAAGCAGATTGCCGCCGGCGGCCCGGTGACGGTGACCCACCCCGAGATGCGCCGCTACTTCATGACCATCCCCGAGGCGGTGCAGCTGGTGCTGCAGGCCGGGGCGCTGGGCAAGGGCGGTGAGGTGTTCGTGCTGGACATGGGGGAGCCGGTGAAGATCGCCGACCTGGCCGCGGACCTGATCCGGCTGTCGGGGAAGGAAGTGGGCCGCGACGTGGAGATCCGCTTCAGCGGCACCCGGCCCGGCGAGAAGCTCTACGAGGAGCTGTTCTTCGACGCCGAGCACGCGAGCCCCACGGAGCATCCCAAGGTGCTGCGGGCCCGCAACGCCGCGCTCCCGGTGGGGGTGAGCACCGTGGTGGGCGACCTGATCCAGGCGGCGGAGGAGGGGTGGGCGGCGGAGGACCTGCGGGGCCTGCTCAAGCGGCTGGTGCCCGACTACGAGCCCTCGCTCGCCGGGATGCCGGTGCGGCAGGAGAACCGGAGCCGCGACAGCGGGAAGCGGCTCCGCGGCGAGGAGTGA
- a CDS encoding SLBB domain-containing protein, translating into MIFVPVRGTQVKVTGAIIRPAIYELRAEESLRDLLLSAGGFEAVALRRRVQVDRILPPAQRAAGGRDRVVLEIGAEQFEDGRGPAFAMAPGDSVTVFEVAERRRNLVMVNGNVWTPGAIGLSPGMRLSEAIRLAGGPKPDVYLAQIGISRLQPDSTRLQLRSAFRDSTGAVTDDLPLQEDDAITVFSRSSFRPLRYVAVTGAVRRPGRVPYREGLTLRDALLEVEGLTEDALLTEAEVARLPDAALRATGHVAATFRVPLDSTYVFERGPAGRYLGPPGVGAPADGAADVALQPYDNVLIFRQPDWELQRTVSLTGQVRYPGRYALTTRTDRLLDLINRAGGLTKEAYPAGIRFFRTSDRGGRIGVDLPRVIANPRFRDNLILSAGDSIIIPEYVPVVYVRGSVNAPTAVTYVEGQGLGYYINAAGGYSRSADRNRSYVTQPNGKVESVKKRWSWLPDGVPEPLAGGSIYVPERDPNDKKDWLGFAGSVAQILASLTTVIVVVLRTK; encoded by the coding sequence GTGATCTTCGTCCCGGTGCGCGGCACCCAGGTGAAGGTCACCGGCGCCATCATCCGGCCCGCCATCTACGAGCTCCGAGCGGAGGAGTCGCTGCGCGACCTGCTCCTGTCGGCGGGCGGGTTCGAGGCCGTGGCGCTCCGGCGACGGGTGCAAGTGGACCGGATCCTGCCCCCGGCGCAGCGCGCCGCCGGAGGCCGGGACCGCGTGGTGCTGGAGATCGGCGCGGAGCAGTTCGAGGACGGGCGCGGGCCGGCCTTCGCCATGGCCCCCGGGGATTCCGTGACCGTCTTCGAGGTCGCGGAGCGGCGGCGCAACCTGGTGATGGTCAACGGCAACGTCTGGACGCCGGGCGCCATCGGGCTGAGCCCCGGGATGCGGCTGTCCGAGGCCATCCGCCTCGCGGGCGGTCCCAAGCCCGACGTCTACCTGGCGCAGATCGGCATCAGCCGGCTGCAGCCCGACTCCACCCGCCTGCAGCTGCGGAGCGCCTTCCGCGACTCCACCGGCGCGGTCACCGACGACCTCCCGCTGCAGGAGGACGACGCCATCACCGTCTTCTCGCGCTCGTCGTTCCGGCCCCTCCGGTACGTGGCCGTCACCGGCGCGGTGCGCCGCCCCGGCCGCGTGCCCTACCGCGAGGGCCTCACCCTGCGTGACGCGCTGCTGGAGGTCGAGGGCCTGACGGAGGATGCGCTGCTCACCGAGGCGGAGGTCGCGCGGCTTCCCGATGCCGCCCTCCGCGCCACCGGCCACGTGGCCGCCACCTTCCGGGTGCCGCTCGACTCGACCTACGTCTTCGAGCGGGGCCCCGCCGGCCGCTACCTCGGCCCCCCGGGTGTCGGGGCCCCTGCCGACGGCGCCGCCGACGTGGCGCTGCAGCCCTACGACAACGTGCTCATCTTCCGCCAGCCCGACTGGGAGCTGCAGCGGACCGTCTCGCTCACCGGGCAGGTGCGCTACCCCGGTCGCTACGCGCTCACCACCCGCACCGACCGCCTGCTCGACCTGATCAACCGCGCCGGCGGCCTCACCAAGGAAGCCTATCCCGCCGGCATCAGGTTCTTCCGCACCTCGGATCGCGGCGGCCGCATCGGCGTGGACCTGCCCCGGGTCATCGCCAACCCGCGCTTCCGCGACAACCTGATCCTCTCCGCGGGCGACTCCATCATCATCCCCGAGTACGTCCCGGTGGTGTACGTGCGCGGCTCGGTGAACGCCCCCACCGCGGTCACGTACGTCGAGGGCCAGGGCCTGGGCTACTACATCAATGCGGCGGGGGGCTACTCCCGCAGCGCGGACCGCAACCGGTCCTACGTGACGCAGCCCAACGGCAAGGTGGAGAGCGTAAAGAAGCGGTGGTCGTGGCTCCCGGACGGCGTGCCGGAGCCCCTGGCGGGTGGGTCGATCTATGTGCCGGAGCGGGATCCCAACGACAAGAAGGACTGGCTGGGCTTCGCGGGGTCGGTGGCCCAGATCCTGGCGAGCCTCACGACCGTCATCGTGGTGGTGCTGCGGACCAAGTAG
- a CDS encoding polysaccharide biosynthesis/export family protein, with protein sequence MSRLHRLFRHLPLGLSLALLSATPLLAQVPTGGLPAPDQARQLLQTRPDLVRQLRERIGTSGLTPEQIRARLRAAGYPEDLLDPYLAGADTTRKLNPGTDILEASRVLGLVSAEDAESLLVLTDSALKLADSLRADSLSDTTSTLQVFGLTLFRRSLTVFSPELSGPVDANYRLGPGDGLVLILTGDVELAHELVVTREGFIAIPQVGQLYVSNLTLGQLEDLLYARLGRVYSGVRRGAGATTRFNVTVARLRTVQVFVTGDVARPGSYQVSAAGTALSALYAAGGPTENGSFRHVEIRRGGRLLDSSTCTTTCSAATTAATPGWRTAT encoded by the coding sequence ATGTCGAGACTCCACCGGCTGTTCCGGCACCTCCCGCTCGGTCTCTCGCTCGCCCTCCTCTCCGCGACGCCGCTGCTGGCCCAGGTGCCGACGGGCGGACTCCCCGCGCCCGACCAGGCGCGCCAGCTGCTGCAGACCCGGCCCGACCTGGTGCGCCAGCTGCGGGAGCGGATCGGGACCTCAGGCCTCACCCCGGAACAGATCCGCGCCCGCCTCCGTGCGGCGGGATATCCGGAAGACCTGCTCGATCCCTACCTGGCCGGCGCCGACACCACCCGCAAGCTGAACCCCGGCACCGACATCCTCGAGGCCAGCCGGGTGCTCGGGCTGGTGAGCGCCGAGGACGCCGAGTCGCTGCTGGTGCTCACCGACTCGGCCCTCAAGCTGGCCGACTCGCTGCGCGCCGATTCGCTCTCCGATACCACCAGCACGCTGCAGGTCTTCGGGCTCACGCTCTTCCGCCGCTCCCTCACCGTCTTCTCGCCGGAGCTCTCCGGGCCCGTCGACGCCAACTACCGGCTCGGCCCGGGCGACGGGCTGGTGCTCATCCTCACCGGCGACGTCGAGCTGGCCCATGAGCTCGTGGTCACCCGCGAGGGCTTCATCGCGATCCCGCAGGTGGGCCAGCTCTACGTCTCGAACCTCACCCTCGGCCAGCTCGAGGACCTGCTCTATGCCCGGCTGGGGCGGGTGTATTCCGGCGTGCGGCGGGGGGCCGGCGCCACCACCCGGTTCAACGTGACCGTGGCGCGGCTGCGCACCGTGCAGGTGTTCGTCACCGGCGACGTGGCACGCCCCGGCTCGTACCAGGTCTCGGCCGCGGGCACGGCGCTGAGCGCGCTCTACGCGGCGGGTGGCCCCACCGAGAACGGCTCCTTCCGCCACGTGGAGATCCGGCGCGGCGGGCGGCTGCTCGATTCCTCGACCTGTACGACTACCTGCTCCGCGGCGACAACAGCCGCGACGCCCGGCTGGAGAACGGCGACGTGA